The following proteins come from a genomic window of Panicum hallii strain FIL2 chromosome 8, PHallii_v3.1, whole genome shotgun sequence:
- the LOC112902182 gene encoding uncharacterized protein LOC112902182, which yields MNLHEDMEREQMKMAILKQEQIFRQQVHDLHRLYHVQKQLMQQMPASTVSSSRAPAIADVKPKPQLDIWNGEKATNPQQFISFSSYKAPAPSEECNLELTLATGPSTSSSCNAERPQGKRLKSSSNSDSGTTAVSSTSTDSELAQFREVDVTAPAARFPGESRRMDQMGQGPWMYQCLTLKTA from the exons ATGAACCTTCACGAAGACATGGAGAGGGAGCAGATGAAGATGGCCATCCTGAAGCAAGAGCAAATCTTCAGACAACAG GTTCATGACTTGCACCGGCTGTACCACGTTCAGAAGCAGCTGATGCAGCAGATGCCAGCATCTACCGTATCGTCGAGTCGTGCTCCGGCGATCGCCGACGTCAAGCCGAAACCGCAGCTGGACATCTGGAACGGCGAGAAGGCCACAAATCCTCAGCAGTTCATCAGCTTCTCGAGCTACAAGGCCCCTGCCCCTTCAGAGGAATGCAACCTCGAGCTGACTCTAGCGACCGGGCCAAGCACCAGCAGCAGCTGCAACGCCGAGAGGCCGCAGGGGAAGCGGCTCAAGTCGTCGTCCAACTCAGACTCCGGGACCACGGCGGTGTCGTCGACGTCGACGGACTCGGAGCTGGCGCAGTTCAGGGAGGTCGACGtgacggcgccggcggcgaggtttccCGGCGAGAGTAGGAGGATGGATCAGATGGGGCAAGGCCCGTGGATGTACCAGTGCCTGACCCTGAAGACGGCATGA
- the LOC112902173 gene encoding wall-associated receptor kinase 1-like: MGRVVASSRGVMIMFSAALLLLLLLPPAAAAAAAAFAVEPAAATAGSHCTRECGNISIPYPFGVEPGCFRPGFEVTCRDDVLFLHNISEMFDINLANGTVDIYVSSVVESIPDEPQTQCGKGNYLTSTWVAVGLGIEGGPYALSATRNKLVMVGCDVQVLLMGLDEDIVSTCAAFCSPVAKNGEYLMASPDCSGVGCCQAPIPAGLDTYLLQFRRFNGSWSGGSVMVYIVDADRLSSYQMDDMQESALPAVLEWVISDSTCQSNSTSPECRSSNSFCKNSTTFRGGHRCHCSEGYDGNPYLVDGCLDIDECKFPCFGDCNNTIGGYLCQCPLGFEGNASIPKGCKDVDECVHPHAYPCYGICKNLPGSFQCQCPQGTYGDPTTKGGCINITIKNSFPGSKIALVASGGFILLIVALAAPFITHKIKVQRVKMLKEKFFKQNHGLLLQQLISQNTDIGERMIITLRELEKATDNFDKTREVGGGGHGVVYKGILNLHVVAIKKSKIVVQREIDDFINEVAILSQVNHRNVVKLLGCCLETEVPLLVYEFISNGTLYHHLHVEGTISLSWDDRLRIVLEVARALSYLHSSTSMPIYHRDIKSSNVLLDDSLTAKVSDFGASRYIPIDQTGVTTAIQGTFGYLDPMYYYTGRLTAKSDVFSFGVLTMELLTRKKPFIYRSDDGDGLVSHFSSLFREGKLADIIDPQVMEEDNGDIQEVAALAVVCTKLKGEDRPTMREVELILENLRLKMHTPSCTKPCSREHIPAQGVVTQEVSRQYTMEEEIMLSARYPR, from the exons ATGGGGAGGGTAGTAGCAAGCAGTAGGGGAGTGATGATAATGTTCTCTGCCGcgttgctgttgctgctgctgctgccgccggcagcggcggcggcggcggcggcgttcgctGTGGAGCCAGCTGCAGCCACGGCCGGGAGCCACTGCACCAGAGAGTGCGGCAACATCAGCATCCCGTACCCGTTCGGCGTGGAGCCCGGCTGCTTCCGCCCCGGCTTCGAGGTCACCTGCCGCGACGACGTGCTGTTCCTACACAACATCTCGGAGATGTTCGACatcaatctggccaacggcacGGTGGACATCTACGTCAGCAGCGTCGTCGAGTCCATCCCCGACGAGCCCCAGACCCAGTGCGGCAAGGGCAACTACCTCACCAGCACCTGGGTCGCCGTCGGCCTCGGCATAGAAGGAGGGCCGTACGCTCTGTCGGCAACAAGAAACAAGCTCGTGATGGTCGGCTGCGACGTCCAAGTCCTCCTCATGGGGTTGGACGAGGACATCGTGAGCACCTGCGCCGCCTTCTGCTCACCTGTCGCAAAGAACGGCGAGTACTTGATGGCATCCCCCGACTGTTCCGGCGTCGGCTGTTGCCAGGCGCCCATCCCGGCGGGGCTCGACACCTACCTGCTCCAGTTCCGCCGGTTCAACGGCTCATGGAGCGGCGGTTCGGTCATGGTGTACATAGTGGATGCGGATCGCTTGAGCTCTTATCAGATGGATGACATGCAAGAGAGCGCTCTTCCAGCTGTGCTAGAGTGGGTCATCAGCGACTCGACATGCCAAAGCAACTCGACGTCGCCTGAGTGCCGCAGCAGCAACAGCTTCTGCAAGaacagcactactttccgtggCGGGCACCGGTGCCACTGCTCAGAGGGTTACGACGGCAATCCTTACCTCGTGGATGGATGCCTAG ATATAGACGAATGCAAATTTCCATGTTTTGGTGACTGCAACAACACAATAGGCGGGTACCTGTGCCAGTGTCCTCTTGGCTTTGAGGGCAATGCGTCTATACCAAAAGGATGCAAAG ACGTTGACGAGTGCGTGCACCCACATGCATACCCGTGCTATGGAATCTGCAAAAATTTGCCGGGATCATTTCAGTGCCAATGTCCTCAGGGAACCTACGGGGATCCCACAACGAAAGGGGGTTGCATTAATATTACGATCAAGAATTCCTTCCCAG GTTCAAAAATAGCTCTAGTAGCTAGCGGTGGATTTATTCTTTTGATTGTAGCACTTGCTGCTCCCTTCATCACACACAAAATAAAAGTGCAACGGGTGAAAATGTTGAAAGAGAAATTCTTCAAGCAAAATCATGGTTTGCTATTGCAGCAGTTGATTTCTCAAAATACTGATATCGGTGAAAGGATGATCATTACCTTAAGAGAATTAGAGAAGGCGACGGACAATTTTGATAAAACTCGTGAGGTCGGTGGTGGAGGACATGGTGTTGTGTATAAAGGAATATTAAATCTGCATGTggttgccatcaagaaatcAAAGATTGTAGTACAGAGAGAAATAGACGATTTCATAAATGAAGTTGCAATTCTATCTCAAGTCAACCATAGAAATGTGGTGAAGCTTCTGGGATGTTGCCTCGAAACAGAAGTTCCGTTGCTCGTTTATGAGTTCATATCGAATGGAACTCTTTATCACCATCTTCATGTTGAAGGAACAATATCTCTATCATGGGATGATCGATTAAGGATTGTGCTTGAAGTTGCAAGAGCTTTGTCTTATCTACATTCTTCTACTTCTATGCCAATATATCATAGAGACATCAAGTCTTCCAACGTACTCCTTGATGATAGTTTAACAGCAAAGGTTTCGGACTTTGGAGCTTCAAGGTACATCCCGATAGATCAGACGGGCGTGACTACAGCAATTCAAGGAACATTTGGTTATCTAGATCCCATGTATTATTATACGGGTCGCCTAACAGCCAAGAGTGATGTCTTCAGTTTTGGAGTTCTTACTATGGAGTTGCTCACTAGAAAGAAACCATTTATTTATAGGTCTGATGATGGTGATGGCCTTGTTTCACATTTTAGCTCACTATTCCGAGAAGGAAAACTAGCTGACATAATAGACCCACAAGTCATGGAAGAGGATAATGGCGACATCCAAGAAGTAGCGGCACTAGCAGTGGTGTGCACTAAATTGAAGGGAGAAGACAGGCCTACAATGAGGGAAGTGGAGTTAATCCTTGAAAACTTGCGCCTTAAGATGCATACTCCAAGTTGCACAAAACCATGTAGTAGGGAGCACATCCCGGCTCAAGGGGTTGTTACTCAGGAAGTAAGCAGGCAATACACCATGGAAGAAGAAATAATGTTGTCAGCGAGGTATCCTCGGTGA